Proteins co-encoded in one Paracrocinitomix mangrovi genomic window:
- a CDS encoding LolA family protein — protein sequence MKQTISIIAALFLFTFAGIAQDDAKANEVLKKASEKMEGYKTLKIKFGVTITTPDEDPISQKGVIKIKGDKYHLDITDQEVFCDGVNITTYLKEDNECYKSKVEDQEEDMMSPEELLTIWEKGYKKKYDGEQEYAGEQCHVIFLYPTNPKESKFHTVKLLINKNSNEVVYVYLKGKDGTNMKYKLVEMERDVEMPDQIFEFDPAQHPGVECFDE from the coding sequence ATGAAACAAACCATAAGCATTATAGCAGCATTATTTTTATTCACTTTTGCAGGGATTGCGCAAGATGATGCCAAAGCTAATGAAGTATTAAAGAAGGCTTCAGAGAAAATGGAAGGGTATAAAACCTTAAAAATTAAGTTCGGAGTAACTATTACAACTCCAGATGAAGATCCTATTTCACAAAAAGGAGTAATTAAAATTAAAGGCGATAAATATCACCTTGATATTACTGATCAAGAAGTATTTTGTGATGGAGTAAATATTACTACTTATTTGAAAGAAGATAATGAGTGTTACAAATCAAAAGTAGAAGATCAGGAAGAAGACATGATGTCACCTGAAGAACTTTTAACTATTTGGGAAAAAGGATACAAAAAGAAATATGATGGAGAGCAAGAATATGCAGGAGAGCAGTGTCATGTAATCTTCTTATATCCTACAAACCCTAAAGAAAGTAAGTTCCACACCGTTAAATTATTGATCAATAAAAATTCAAACGAGGTGGTATATGTTTACTTAAAAGGTAAAGATGGAACTAACATGAAATATAAGTTGGTTGAAATGGAAAGAGATGTTGAAATGCCTGATCAAATATTTGAATTTGATCCAGCACAACACCCAGGTGTTGAATGTTTTGACGAATAA
- a CDS encoding FAD-binding oxidoreductase: MSYKKVDQQDIKYFTDLLSSQNIKLDAEQIAQYAHDETEDLVFSPDIVLVPQNTVHLAAILKYCNEQTIAVTPQGSRTGLSGGALPLFGGVALSLEKFNKILQIDEKNGQVTVEPAVITQVLQEAVAEKGLFYPPDPASKGSCSIGGNLAENSGGPKAVKYGVTNEYVLNLEVVLANGDIIWTGANVLKNATGYNLTQLVVGSEGTLAVITKAVLKLIPHPQKNMLMLVPFKSAEEACEAVAAIFRKGLTPSGMEFMERDALLWTKDFIGDDSIVIQDDIQAHLLIEVDGNVEEVLMNECEQIMEVVEAFDVGEILFADSQAQKDKLWNLRRKVGEAVKSQSIYKEEDTVVPRYELPKLLKGVKDIGNQYGFHSVCYGHAGDGNLHINIIKGDMSDDKWDNELSTAIREIFELTVSLGGTISGEHGIGHVQKNYMDIPFGKTELNLMKGIKDVFDPKGILNPGKIFPD; this comes from the coding sequence ATGTCATATAAAAAAGTTGATCAGCAGGATATTAAGTATTTCACTGATTTACTTTCTTCCCAAAACATCAAATTAGATGCCGAGCAAATTGCTCAGTATGCCCATGATGAAACTGAAGATTTGGTTTTTTCACCGGATATTGTTTTAGTTCCTCAAAATACTGTGCATCTAGCTGCCATTTTAAAATATTGTAACGAGCAAACTATTGCTGTAACGCCACAAGGTTCAAGAACAGGTTTGTCAGGTGGTGCCTTGCCATTGTTTGGAGGTGTTGCCTTATCCTTAGAAAAGTTTAATAAAATACTTCAGATTGATGAGAAAAATGGGCAAGTAACTGTTGAGCCGGCTGTGATTACTCAGGTGTTGCAGGAGGCAGTTGCTGAAAAAGGCCTGTTTTATCCACCAGATCCTGCTAGCAAAGGATCATGCAGTATTGGCGGGAATTTAGCGGAGAATTCAGGTGGACCAAAAGCTGTGAAGTACGGCGTTACCAATGAGTATGTTTTAAATCTTGAAGTAGTATTGGCGAATGGTGATATTATTTGGACAGGAGCTAATGTGTTAAAAAATGCTACTGGATATAATTTGACTCAATTGGTTGTAGGATCTGAAGGAACCCTGGCAGTTATTACAAAAGCCGTTCTAAAATTGATTCCGCATCCACAAAAGAATATGCTGATGTTGGTTCCTTTTAAAAGTGCTGAAGAAGCTTGTGAAGCCGTTGCAGCCATTTTTAGAAAAGGTTTAACACCAAGTGGGATGGAGTTTATGGAGCGAGATGCATTGCTTTGGACGAAAGACTTTATTGGTGATGATTCTATTGTAATTCAGGATGACATACAAGCACATTTATTAATTGAAGTGGACGGAAATGTTGAGGAGGTTTTAATGAATGAATGTGAACAGATAATGGAAGTAGTTGAAGCTTTTGATGTTGGTGAAATTTTATTTGCAGATTCACAGGCTCAGAAAGATAAACTATGGAATTTAAGACGTAAAGTAGGGGAGGCTGTCAAATCTCAATCTATTTATAAAGAAGAAGACACTGTTGTACCTAGATATGAATTGCCAAAACTATTGAAAGGGGTAAAGGATATCGGAAATCAATATGGATTTCATTCTGTTTGCTATGGTCATGCAGGAGACGGTAATTTGCATATCAACATCATCAAAGGGGATATGAGTGATGATAAGTGGGACAATGAGTTGAGTACAGCTATCAGAGAAATTTTTGAGCTGACTGTGAGTCTTGGAGGAACCATCTCGGGTGAACACGGCATTGGTCATGTACAAAAAAATTACATGGATATTCCTTTTGGTAAAACAGAGCTCAATTTAATGAAAGGCATTAAAGACGTTTTTGATCCTAAAGGTATCCTAAATCCGGGTAAAATATTTCCAGATTAA
- a CDS encoding STAS domain-containing protein, whose product MNFSKEEKDNYTIVTSNVEKLDSTNAPELKSELVLINKNSVNNIVLDMSQSRYCDSSGLSAILIGNRLCKDSGGKFVISGLQPNVMKLVEISQLNSVLNIEDSLSDAESTMNS is encoded by the coding sequence ATGAATTTTTCGAAGGAAGAAAAAGACAACTACACAATTGTAACCTCTAACGTTGAAAAACTTGACTCTACAAATGCTCCTGAGCTTAAATCTGAGTTAGTTTTAATCAACAAAAATTCGGTGAACAATATCGTGTTAGATATGTCGCAATCTAGATATTGTGATTCTTCCGGGCTAAGTGCAATTCTAATCGGAAATAGATTGTGCAAAGATTCAGGAGGAAAATTTGTTATTTCAGGTTTACAACCAAATGTGATGAAATTGGTTGAAATATCTCAATTGAATTCTGTTTTAAACATTGAAGATTCACTATCAGATGCTGAATCTACAATGAATTCATAA
- a CDS encoding aspartate carbamoyltransferase catalytic subunit: MDNLSVDHLIGIKDLQPSDIELIFKTADSFKQVINRPIKKVPSLRDITIANLFFENSTRTRLSFELAEKRLSADVINFSAASSSVKKGETLIDTVNNILAMKVDLVVMRHPNPGAAKFLSERVNARIVNAGDGTHEHPTQALLDAYSIREKHGGDFKGRKVVIVGDISHSRVALSNIYCLQKLGAEVMVCGPTTLIPKYIDKLGVKVEHNLRKALEWCDVANMLRIQLERQDIKYFPSLREYTMLYGLDKQLLNSLDKEITVMHPGPINRGVEISSDVADSDQSIILQQVENGVAVRMAIIYLLASKIGR, encoded by the coding sequence ATGGATAATTTAAGCGTAGATCATTTAATTGGAATCAAAGATCTTCAACCTTCAGATATTGAGTTGATCTTTAAAACAGCTGATAGCTTTAAACAAGTTATTAATAGGCCCATTAAAAAAGTTCCTTCGCTAAGAGACATTACCATTGCCAACTTATTCTTTGAAAATTCTACCAGAACCAGACTTTCTTTTGAATTAGCAGAAAAGAGATTATCTGCAGATGTAATCAATTTCTCGGCTGCCAGTAGCTCTGTTAAAAAAGGAGAAACATTGATTGATACAGTCAATAATATCCTGGCCATGAAAGTTGATTTGGTGGTAATGAGACATCCTAATCCTGGAGCAGCCAAATTTTTATCTGAAAGAGTAAATGCGCGTATTGTAAATGCCGGAGACGGAACGCATGAACATCCTACTCAGGCACTTTTAGATGCTTACTCAATAAGAGAAAAACACGGAGGCGATTTTAAGGGAAGAAAGGTTGTAATTGTAGGAGATATTTCTCATTCTCGTGTGGCTTTATCTAATATTTACTGCTTGCAAAAATTAGGAGCAGAAGTAATGGTGTGCGGACCAACAACTTTGATCCCAAAATACATTGATAAGTTGGGAGTAAAAGTAGAACACAACTTAAGAAAAGCACTTGAATGGTGTGATGTGGCTAACATGTTGCGAATTCAGTTAGAAAGACAAGATATTAAGTACTTCCCTTCTTTAAGAGAATATACCATGCTTTACGGATTGGATAAGCAATTGCTAAATAGTCTTGATAAAGAAATTACAGTGATGCATCCAGGGCCCATTAATAGAGGAGTTGAAATTTCTTCGGATGTTGCAGATTCTGATCAATCCATAATTCTTCAACAGGTTGAAAATGGTGTAGCTGTGCGTATGGCTATTATCTATCTATTGGCCTCAAAAATTGGTAGGTAA
- the pyrR gene encoding bifunctional pyr operon transcriptional regulator/uracil phosphoribosyltransferase PyrR, translated as MDKRTILNSKHVEITLRRLASQLKENHGDFENTVLIGLQPRGIHVLERLKNILETDLGKELTCGQLDITFYRDDFRRREQPLIPSVTNIDFIIEDKRVVLIDDVLYTGRSIRSGLDALLAFGRPKDVELMVLIDRLFERHLPIQPHYTGKQVNTLSSQVVKVEWEEQDGADEVILCTVDE; from the coding sequence ATGGACAAGCGAACAATCTTAAATAGCAAACATGTTGAGATTACTCTAAGACGCTTGGCTAGTCAATTGAAAGAAAATCACGGAGATTTTGAAAACACGGTATTAATAGGATTACAGCCTAGAGGTATTCATGTGTTGGAGAGATTAAAAAATATCCTTGAAACAGACTTAGGTAAAGAACTTACCTGCGGACAATTGGATATTACCTTCTATAGAGATGACTTTAGACGTAGAGAACAACCATTAATTCCTTCTGTAACCAATATTGACTTCATCATTGAAGATAAACGTGTTGTTTTAATTGATGATGTGTTATATACAGGTAGAAGTATTCGTTCTGGATTAGATGCATTGTTAGCATTTGGACGTCCTAAGGATGTTGAATTAATGGTATTGATCGATAGATTGTTTGAAAGACATTTACCTATTCAACCGCATTACACAGGTAAACAGGTGAATACTTTGAGTTCGCAAGTTGTTAAAGTTGAGTGGGAGGAACAAGATGGGGCAGACGAAGTAATTTTATGCACAGTAGATGAATAA
- a CDS encoding translation initiation factor — MAKKSKNKVNVVYSTNPDFNYDYDSDEEMETLSPSEQDLRVLIDRKQRKGKEVTLVTGFVGSEDDLKDLAKILKQKCGVGGSTKDGEIIIQGNQITKILDYLVSEGYKAKKSGGG, encoded by the coding sequence ATGGCTAAAAAGAGTAAGAATAAAGTGAACGTGGTTTATTCAACCAATCCTGATTTCAACTACGATTATGATAGTGATGAAGAAATGGAGACACTTTCTCCTTCAGAGCAGGATTTAAGGGTGTTAATTGATCGCAAACAACGCAAAGGCAAAGAGGTAACTCTGGTTACTGGATTTGTTGGATCAGAAGACGATTTAAAAGACCTTGCCAAAATCCTAAAACAAAAATGTGGGGTAGGTGGTTCTACAAAAGATGGTGAAATCATCATTCAAGGAAATCAAATCACTAAAATTCTTGATTATCTCGTTTCAGAAGGATACAAAGCTAAAAAGTCTGGAGGAGGCTAA
- a CDS encoding glycerophosphodiester phosphodiesterase produces the protein MKQFRLILLLTLVLISCKKEYPNLNVTVFGHGGESLFKSKSKFLPNTVESMERALELGADGVEIDVQLTMDGQLVAYHDLFLEENSEGNGCINNANWADLQLINIYNTSEKMDLLENVINVPMSQGKKVYLDLKHFNPCDSATVDVNLFNFALNEVLSNYTDQQRSQIIVNSRSDYLLNAITDSNVHKSFEYDDIDFATNKILDNNYEILTMRLDSANLNRVQNIQALGIKVCLFGIVSRKEVYKSLDLAPEFVISDNIECTIKATDG, from the coding sequence ATGAAGCAATTCAGATTAATACTATTGTTGACGCTTGTATTAATCAGCTGTAAAAAAGAGTATCCTAATCTTAATGTCACTGTTTTTGGACATGGAGGAGAAAGCCTTTTTAAATCAAAAAGTAAATTTCTACCCAATACTGTTGAGAGCATGGAACGCGCACTAGAGTTAGGTGCGGATGGTGTTGAAATTGATGTTCAGCTAACTATGGATGGCCAATTAGTTGCTTACCACGATTTATTTTTGGAAGAAAATTCAGAGGGAAACGGTTGCATTAATAATGCAAATTGGGCTGATCTTCAATTGATAAATATTTACAATACATCTGAGAAAATGGATTTGTTAGAGAATGTTATCAATGTTCCAATGAGCCAGGGTAAAAAGGTTTATTTGGATTTAAAACACTTTAATCCATGTGACTCAGCTACGGTGGATGTTAACCTGTTTAATTTTGCCCTTAATGAAGTTTTATCTAATTATACAGATCAACAAAGAAGTCAGATAATTGTGAATTCAAGAAGTGATTATTTATTGAATGCCATTACTGATTCCAATGTTCATAAATCATTTGAGTATGACGATATTGATTTTGCTACCAATAAAATTTTAGATAATAACTATGAGATTTTAACCATGAGGTTAGACAGTGCAAATTTAAATAGAGTGCAAAACATTCAGGCACTTGGAATTAAAGTTTGTTTGTTTGGAATTGTGAGTAGAAAGGAAGTATATAAGTCATTGGATTTAGCTCCGGAATTTGTAATTTCAGACAATATTGAATGCACAATTAAAGCAACAGATGGCTAA
- a CDS encoding DUF389 domain-containing protein — translation MTEQDNLENSTPSDGAENQDLNQDQTQDKNSDYFKSENDPTKIHINKNPGEIISGTVAFLKSVVSLRDGTYDVKGVLENVREGIVFSGYNVWILMFSIIIASVGLNVDSDAVIIGAMLISPLMGPIRGIGFGVGVNDFGLLISSLKNFGITVGISLFTSILYFSVTPIHDLTANIFARTEPTFLDVIIAFAGGMAGVIAQSKKKADTVIPGVAIATALMPPLCTAGYGIANGEWSYFLGAIYLFILNSILIAASTYIFIRYLKFPKKEYVDPKVEKRVKGYTLAFVIIVVAPSIYMFYRMTKKSIFEQNAVTFIEQVVLPTNDNIVVEPHYYYDGKDSKITLDVSNYYADETVVKSWKSKLDDFDLEGVQLTIKQGIDIHSTISEALENYDSSQRGANTLASLLSESNNKVVELQKKLDYLKGHPEPKPDPLQMDHLLAGFKVDYPEYKKVLINRNFELNKKNQIDTVYALTVEFNSNIAEENKPAINSKISRRFKLELSQKLNVKQDSIPVFDVAKQ, via the coding sequence ATGACCGAACAAGATAATTTAGAGAATTCAACGCCATCAGATGGTGCTGAAAATCAAGATTTAAACCAGGATCAAACCCAAGATAAAAACAGCGATTATTTTAAATCGGAGAATGATCCAACCAAAATTCATATTAATAAAAACCCGGGTGAAATAATATCCGGTACTGTTGCTTTTTTAAAGTCTGTAGTTTCTTTGAGAGATGGAACTTATGATGTAAAAGGTGTACTGGAAAACGTCAGAGAAGGAATTGTTTTTAGCGGATACAATGTCTGGATTTTGATGTTCTCTATCATTATCGCTTCTGTTGGGTTAAATGTCGATTCGGATGCTGTAATTATCGGAGCCATGTTAATCTCTCCTTTAATGGGTCCTATCAGAGGTATAGGATTTGGTGTAGGAGTGAATGACTTTGGACTATTGATTTCTTCTTTAAAAAACTTCGGAATTACTGTTGGAATTAGTTTGTTTACCTCAATTCTATATTTCTCTGTAACTCCTATTCACGATTTAACGGCAAACATATTTGCCAGAACTGAACCAACTTTCTTAGACGTGATTATTGCTTTTGCCGGTGGTATGGCAGGTGTAATTGCACAATCTAAAAAGAAAGCAGATACAGTTATACCTGGAGTGGCCATTGCTACAGCTTTAATGCCTCCTTTGTGTACTGCAGGTTATGGAATAGCTAATGGTGAATGGAGCTACTTTTTAGGAGCTATCTATTTGTTTATCCTAAACTCAATTCTAATTGCAGCTTCAACATATATCTTCATAAGATACCTGAAATTTCCAAAGAAGGAGTATGTTGATCCAAAGGTTGAAAAGCGTGTAAAAGGTTATACTTTGGCCTTTGTTATCATTGTTGTAGCACCTTCAATCTATATGTTCTACAGAATGACGAAAAAATCAATCTTTGAACAAAATGCTGTCACCTTTATTGAGCAAGTTGTGTTGCCAACTAATGACAACATTGTGGTTGAACCTCATTATTATTATGACGGTAAAGATTCTAAAATAACACTTGATGTTTCAAATTATTACGCAGATGAGACGGTTGTAAAAAGTTGGAAATCTAAATTGGATGATTTTGACTTAGAGGGTGTTCAATTAACTATTAAACAAGGAATCGACATTCATTCAACTATTTCAGAAGCTCTAGAAAATTATGATTCTTCTCAAAGAGGAGCCAATACTTTGGCAAGTTTACTCTCAGAATCAAATAATAAGGTGGTTGAGCTGCAGAAAAAGTTAGATTATTTAAAAGGACATCCTGAACCAAAGCCGGATCCTTTGCAAATGGATCACTTATTGGCAGGGTTCAAAGTAGATTATCCTGAATATAAAAAGGTATTAATCAACAGAAATTTTGAATTGAATAAAAAGAATCAAATTGACACTGTATATGCCTTAACAGTGGAGTTTAATTCAAATATTGCTGAAGAAAACAAACCTGCTATTAATTCAAAAATTTCAAGAAGATTTAAACTGGAGCTTAGTCAAAAATTGAATGTTAAGCAAGATTCAATTCCTGTTTTTGATGTGGCAAAACAATGA
- a CDS encoding patatin-like phospholipase family protein produces MKFGIPYLFLSPEYLGEVNWLAFLILGFSVGGFFMAFHLYSYILIGPAFPFIATLARPFFKFCINNSVIPVIFYIVHCYNILDVQGNEELRTTSEVLIQILSLTAGIILFIVFSVLYFFRTNWDISKLQLRKKNNKRSLYFFVGTLFSKKKFWFESHHARVYQPSYYIANFKKILPARDAEHYKRETLKEVFRQNQLNASFFELAIIMSFFMLGYFGDYSLVQIPSSASFMLLCTFALMVLTIFYSWFRGWAITLIAITALMINVISAKTDFLQVKNYAYGINYTDKQPYNLDAIKEIQFDSAQYVDDIHHHENILEHWYDKATMAQNTDKPKLVMINCSGGGLRSAMWTFYVMQQLNDNSQNQFYQSVHLITGASGGMIGASYYRELELLSQTMEINPADEAYLKNISKDLLNSVSFNLVMNDIFMRFKKKTFPNGQSYVEDRGYSFEAQLNENTEHILAHKRLVDYRRPEMSGQTPLMLFTPTIVNDGRRLLIGSQPYGFMNGPLENKKFMGPENVEFIKLFDANVGQSVKFTSVLRMNSTFPYILPMVTMPTEPEIQIMDAGIRDNYGTKTTIRYLKGMKEWIKENTSGVVLVEIRDIQKDYDMVTDGNMSLVQRFFKPVTNFYGNYHHSQEYNATELVETIEEEGFPVDVVTFVLRKDPSEMISLSWHLTQREKNDIRRIFNNEYNQNQMEYLIDLLKQD; encoded by the coding sequence ATGAAATTTGGGATACCTTACCTCTTTCTTTCTCCTGAATATTTAGGAGAGGTTAATTGGTTGGCCTTTTTAATTCTGGGGTTTTCAGTGGGTGGATTTTTCATGGCTTTTCACCTTTATAGCTATATATTAATTGGTCCTGCATTTCCATTTATTGCCACCCTGGCAAGACCATTTTTTAAGTTCTGTATAAACAACTCCGTAATTCCGGTTATCTTTTATATAGTTCATTGCTATAATATTTTGGATGTTCAGGGAAATGAAGAGTTGAGAACTACTTCTGAAGTGTTAATTCAAATCTTGTCACTTACTGCCGGTATTATTTTATTCATTGTTTTTAGTGTACTTTATTTTTTCAGAACCAATTGGGACATTAGTAAGCTTCAACTGCGTAAAAAAAATAATAAAAGGTCACTCTACTTTTTTGTTGGAACGCTTTTTTCAAAAAAGAAATTTTGGTTTGAATCGCACCACGCAAGAGTGTATCAGCCTTCTTATTATATTGCCAATTTCAAGAAGATTCTACCTGCCCGAGATGCAGAACATTATAAAAGAGAAACGCTAAAAGAGGTGTTCAGGCAAAATCAACTCAATGCTTCATTTTTTGAATTAGCCATCATAATGTCCTTTTTTATGCTAGGCTATTTTGGGGATTACAGTTTAGTTCAAATTCCCTCATCTGCTAGCTTCATGTTGCTCTGCACCTTTGCATTAATGGTGTTGACCATATTTTATTCGTGGTTCAGAGGTTGGGCTATTACGTTGATTGCGATTACAGCTTTAATGATTAATGTAATCTCAGCTAAAACAGATTTTTTACAGGTTAAAAATTATGCTTACGGTATCAATTATACCGATAAACAACCCTACAACCTTGATGCTATAAAAGAAATTCAGTTTGATTCAGCCCAATATGTAGATGATATTCATCATCACGAAAATATTTTAGAGCATTGGTATGACAAGGCTACAATGGCGCAAAATACAGATAAGCCAAAACTAGTAATGATCAATTGTTCTGGTGGTGGTTTGCGTTCAGCAATGTGGACTTTTTATGTAATGCAGCAACTCAATGATAATTCCCAAAATCAATTCTATCAGAGTGTTCATTTAATAACGGGTGCTTCTGGAGGAATGATTGGAGCTTCTTATTATAGGGAATTGGAGTTGTTATCTCAAACCATGGAGATTAATCCTGCGGATGAAGCCTATTTGAAAAATATTTCCAAAGATCTTTTGAATTCAGTGTCGTTTAATTTGGTGATGAATGACATTTTTATGCGATTCAAAAAGAAAACCTTCCCAAATGGTCAGTCTTATGTTGAAGATAGAGGGTATTCATTTGAAGCGCAACTAAATGAAAATACTGAACATATTTTAGCTCATAAGAGATTGGTTGATTACAGGCGTCCTGAAATGAGCGGACAAACTCCATTAATGTTGTTTACCCCAACAATTGTTAATGATGGAAGACGACTACTTATAGGTTCACAACCTTATGGATTTATGAATGGTCCTTTAGAGAATAAGAAGTTTATGGGGCCTGAAAATGTAGAGTTTATCAAGTTATTTGACGCTAATGTAGGACAGTCAGTGAAATTTACTTCTGTTTTAAGAATGAACTCAACTTTCCCATATATATTACCAATGGTTACTATGCCAACTGAACCTGAAATTCAAATTATGGATGCAGGGATTAGAGATAATTATGGAACAAAAACCACCATTCGATACTTAAAAGGAATGAAAGAATGGATCAAAGAAAATACTTCGGGAGTGGTTTTAGTGGAGATAAGAGATATTCAAAAGGACTATGACATGGTAACTGATGGGAATATGAGTTTGGTTCAACGATTTTTTAAACCGGTTACAAATTTTTACGGAAACTATCACCATTCGCAAGAATACAACGCCACTGAATTAGTTGAGACTATCGAAGAAGAAGGTTTTCCGGTGGATGTTGTGACTTTTGTACTTAGAAAAGATCCAAGTGAAATGATTTCATTGAGCTGGCATCTTACGCAAAGAGAAAAAAATGACATTCGCAGAATTTTCAATAATGAATATAATCAGAATCAAATGGAATATTTGATAGATTTGTTGAAACAGGATTGA
- a CDS encoding threonine aldolase family protein, with the protein MLLDFRSDTVTKPTPKMREAMAITEVGDDVFGDDPTVNELEKFAADMFGHEAALFCTSGTQSNQIAINTWTNPGDEVICHEESHIYRYEGGGIALNSMCSMRFLRGNSGRINPDEIKGNINPKNDVHYPITSLVSLEDTANRGGGVYYDFNDIKKASKICKELGLPLHLDGARVFNALQENGIDIKEYGAQFDSISICLSKGLGAPVGSVLIGNKDFIQKSRRVRKRLGGGMRQAGIIAAGGLFALQNNIERLAEDHRRAKEVEKILQTKPWIKDVIPTQTNIVVGHLNEGVSEFDVAAKLAEADILCVPFGTGRIRFTTHLDVNDEHIEQLKKVLPDEI; encoded by the coding sequence ATGCTATTAGATTTTAGAAGTGATACGGTAACAAAACCTACCCCCAAAATGCGTGAAGCAATGGCTATTACAGAAGTAGGTGATGATGTATTTGGAGATGATCCAACAGTGAATGAATTAGAAAAGTTTGCAGCTGACATGTTTGGACATGAGGCAGCTTTGTTTTGTACTTCAGGAACACAATCAAATCAAATTGCCATTAATACCTGGACCAATCCGGGAGATGAAGTGATTTGCCATGAAGAATCTCACATATACAGATACGAGGGTGGAGGAATTGCTTTGAATTCTATGTGCTCTATGAGATTTTTAAGAGGTAATTCCGGTAGAATCAATCCGGATGAAATTAAAGGAAATATCAATCCAAAAAATGATGTTCACTATCCAATTACTTCTCTGGTAAGTCTTGAAGATACTGCAAATAGAGGAGGAGGTGTTTATTATGATTTTAATGATATTAAAAAAGCATCCAAAATTTGTAAAGAGCTCGGATTACCATTACACCTGGACGGTGCAAGAGTATTCAATGCATTGCAAGAAAATGGCATAGACATTAAAGAATATGGAGCTCAGTTTGATTCTATTTCTATTTGTCTTTCAAAAGGCTTAGGTGCTCCGGTTGGATCTGTATTAATTGGTAATAAAGATTTTATTCAAAAATCCAGAAGAGTTAGAAAAAGATTGGGAGGAGGAATGCGTCAAGCAGGAATAATTGCCGCAGGTGGATTATTTGCTTTGCAAAACAACATTGAAAGATTGGCAGAAGATCATAGAAGAGCCAAAGAAGTTGAAAAAATACTTCAAACAAAACCTTGGATTAAAGATGTAATACCAACTCAAACCAATATCGTTGTAGGACATTTGAATGAAGGAGTGAGCGAATTTGATGTTGCAGCTAAATTGGCTGAAGCTGATATTTTATGTGTACCTTTTGGAACAGGTAGAATAAGGTTTACTACTCATCTTGATGTTAATGACGAACATATTGAACAATTAAAAAAGGTTTTACCGGATGAGATATAG
- a CDS encoding O-methyltransferase has protein sequence MDFLPEKIEKYVEEHTDKENKLLAGLNRETWLKVMSPRMLSGHVQGRVLSMLSHMIQPKYILEIGTYTGYSALCMAEGLQADGRLITIDLNEELKPILDKYLLNSPYKDQIELHFGKAADIIPDLPDGIDMVFIDADKPNYATYFDLTIDKVRPGGFILADNVLWSGNVVDESKFNDKSNAAIRDFNDKVHADERVENVLFPVRDGIMVMRKK, from the coding sequence ATGGATTTTTTACCCGAAAAGATTGAAAAATACGTAGAAGAGCACACTGACAAAGAAAATAAGCTTTTAGCAGGATTGAATAGAGAAACCTGGCTAAAAGTAATGTCCCCTCGAATGTTATCAGGACATGTGCAGGGCAGGGTTTTGTCCATGTTATCTCATATGATTCAGCCAAAATATATTTTGGAAATTGGAACTTATACAGGTTATTCGGCTTTGTGTATGGCAGAGGGATTACAGGCAGATGGTAGATTAATTACAATTGATTTAAACGAGGAATTGAAACCTATTTTAGATAAGTATCTTTTAAACTCACCATATAAAGATCAGATTGAATTGCACTTTGGCAAAGCTGCCGATATTATTCCTGATCTGCCGGACGGGATAGATATGGTATTTATAGATGCCGATAAACCTAATTATGCGACATACTTTGATTTGACAATAGACAAAGTAAGACCTGGTGGATTTATTTTGGCTGATAATGTTTTGTGGAGTGGTAATGTTGTTGATGAATCAAAATTTAACGACAAAAGTAATGCAGCTATCAGAGATTTTAATGATAAGGTGCATGCAGATGAAAGAGTTGAAAACGTGCTATTTCCGGTTAGAGACGGAATTATGGTAATGAGAAAAAAATAA